The sequence CGAAGCCACCCGCGTCGCCGCCGAGAAGAACACCGTCCCCAACGCCCGCGGCCTCTCGCGCCTGGGCTACGCGACCAGTCTGCGCGGCAAGGACGACCGCGGCTACAACGCCACCCGCAGCGCTTACGGGCACAAGGGCCCCTACCTGCCGGTGCTGCTCTACGCCTGCCGCGAGGCCCAGCTCGCCGCCGAATACCGCCACGGCGTCACCTCCTACGGCGCCTTCACCTACTGCCTCACCGAAATGCTCGGCACCGAGCGCCGCCGCGGCCGCAACCTGAGCTTCTCCGCGCTCATGAACGGCGTGATCGCGCGGGTGAAGGACCTTGGCTACGTGCAGACGCCGCAGTGCATCGGGCCGAAGGCACTGCTGGCGGCGCCGATTCCGTGGGCGGCCGCAGGCGGGCGTGCCAGCCGCGGTGGGCGCGCCTGATACATGTCGATCGCGTGCGAGCTCACGGCCTGCACGCGATGGCGAAATCCACGTGGTAGTGCTCGTCGTGCCGTACCCAAGGCTTGGGGCGCATGAAGGGCAGCGTCCCGAGGTAAGGGCCGCATGGCGGTCGGGGACTGGCTAGAGGAGGGAACTCAGTCCCCGAACAGCGGCAGGGAGTAGGGCGTGTAGGGCTCAGCAGCGCCTTGCGCCAGCTCTGCGACCGGCACCAGGTTGCCGATCCGCACTCCCAGCAGCCGCAGGCGCTTTTCCAGCGGCACGCGCTTGAGGCATTCGCCGGCTGCTTTGCGGATCACTTTCGCGTCCTGCGTGGGAACCGGCAGGCTGTGGTCGCGGGTGACGGTGCGGAAGTCTTCGAAGCGCAGCTTGATGCCGATGCTGCGACCGGCGTAGCCCTTGCGCTGGAGGTCGCCGGCGACGCGCTCGCACAGGTCGGTGAAGATCCGCGAGAGGGTTTCGCGGTCGTGTTTGGCGTGCAGGTCGCGTTCGAAGGTGGTTTCGCGGCTGATGCTCTTGGGTTCGCTTTCGGTCACGACTTCGCGTTCGTCGCGGCCGTGCGAGGCCTCGTGCAGCCAGGCGCCGTAGCTCCTGCCGAAGTGGCCGATCAGCCATTGCGGATCGGCGGCGGCGAGTTCGCCGATGCTGCGGATGCCCAGTCCTTCGAGCTTTTCATTGGCCTTGGGGCCGATGCCGTTGATCTTCTTCGCGGGCAGCGGCCAGATGCGCGGCGCGAGGTCGGCTTCAGAGATCACGGTCAGTCCGTCCGGCTTCTCCAGGTCCGAGCAGATCTTGGCGAGCAGCTTGTTGGGGGCGACGCCGATGGAGCAGGAGAGTCCGGTCGCGTCGCGCACCGCCTGTTTGAGCTGGCTCGCAAGCGCGCGGGTCTCTACGGGAATGTCGGTGAGGTCGAGATAGATCTCGTCGATGCCGCGGTCTTCGAGCTTGGGGGCGATCTCGCGCACCGCGGCCTTGAAAAGCCGCGAGTAGTGGCGATAGGCCTCGAAGTCGGCCGGCAGCAGCCAGGCGTCGGGGGCGAGTTGCGCGGCCTTCATCAGGCCGATGCCCGAATGCACGCCGAGCGCGCGCGCCTCATAGGTGGCGGTGGTCGCCACGCCGCGCCCGACATAGCCCGACAGCCTTTCCAGCGGACGTTCGCCC is a genomic window of Niveibacterium sp. SC-1 containing:
- the dinB gene encoding DNA polymerase IV, with the translated sequence MTALRRIAHLDMDAFYASVELLSRPELRGQPVVVGGRRAVSGERPLERLSGYVGRGVATTATYEARALGVHSGIGLMKAAQLAPDAWLLPADFEAYRHYSRLFKAAVREIAPKLEDRGIDEIYLDLTDIPVETRALASQLKQAVRDATGLSCSIGVAPNKLLAKICSDLEKPDGLTVISEADLAPRIWPLPAKKINGIGPKANEKLEGLGIRSIGELAAADPQWLIGHFGRSYGAWLHEASHGRDEREVVTESEPKSISRETTFERDLHAKHDRETLSRIFTDLCERVAGDLQRKGYAGRSIGIKLRFEDFRTVTRDHSLPVPTQDAKVIRKAAGECLKRVPLEKRLRLLGVRIGNLVPVAELAQGAAEPYTPYSLPLFGD